The proteins below come from a single Campylobacter concisus genomic window:
- a CDS encoding VirB3 family type IV secretion system protein, translated as MLTPEPIFKALTRPPMVFGVPMVPFMAMALSWALFAIFAKVLFGNEYLLLAVMIIPTTFVFQFIVKKDDMAFRLWGLKLRFFRSPAINKFYNGRKSYMANSTYTKQSMRNFYPRLSVVGLSEFANLENLIPYQTYINNVVITKDRDYLATWRVDGIAFEVEDDELIDLAKNKLNMLVRQFAGENISFYFHNARINTQVGLNDYFSNEFLKSFSKKYYEIFSSKNLKENRLYLTAIYSPFSKAEKLHFRNQNIDTKKKQIKAHLKSFHQKCITIEQNLNHFKPHRLGIYEQDGVIFSSQLEFYNYLIGGKFTKVRVPNAPLDFYLNGNLNEIFPSQHTLQLNYNDGTKKFVKAIELKDYPNVSFSGIFDSLMYANVEYTITQSFTPLSKKEARDELTKQQKRLVAAEDDALSQIAELGTALDELQNDIIFGEYHFSIVIYADTQNDCEHIANQIAVVLQDLGFLATQANIALEATYFAQLPANFMLRPRLHTISSKNFASFVALHNFPRGKQYGNPWGDAIAILQTPNAQPYFFNIHQTIFDKDEFGKNDVLANTFVLGQSGGGKTVLMNFTLNMLCKFNEPDTFAENTPKEKRKATYFYLDKDKGAIGNIIAIGGKYLTITSGEPTGFNPFSCDATPENIRRLKVLLKMLATKGNQNNLMLTTREEEQLNLAVDSVMRLEKSERTHGISRVWQLLQEGENESNSLKSRLMAWTIGNEFGWVFDNEMDTLDFSDESILVYGIDGTTILKDDEISPYVAYYILWRIIDMVDGRRFGLFVDEAWDWLKNPVVSKEVFNKEKTIRKENGFLFLGTQSVEDIAKSSIGTAIMEQSETVLLLSNPKAKETDFCGSLGMSEAEYQFVKTTDPEKYEFLVRKGVDYRAIAKINLSHLGNMIKVLSTAKVYVDELTNINALDISREEKYQLIKKLYKF; from the coding sequence ATGTTAACTCCTGAGCCTATCTTTAAAGCCTTGACCCGTCCTCCTATGGTATTTGGTGTTCCTATGGTGCCATTTATGGCTATGGCACTTAGTTGGGCTTTATTTGCAATTTTTGCTAAAGTGCTATTTGGAAACGAATATTTGCTTTTAGCAGTTATGATTATTCCTACTACCTTTGTTTTTCAATTTATAGTTAAAAAAGACGATATGGCGTTTAGGCTTTGGGGGTTGAAACTTAGATTTTTTAGATCCCCTGCCATTAATAAATTTTATAATGGTCGGAAAAGCTATATGGCGAATTCGACATATACCAAGCAATCTATGCGCAATTTTTATCCAAGACTTAGCGTTGTTGGACTAAGTGAATTTGCAAATTTAGAGAATTTAATTCCGTATCAAACATATATAAATAATGTTGTCATCACAAAAGATAGAGATTATTTAGCCACATGGCGAGTTGATGGTATAGCTTTTGAAGTAGAAGATGACGAATTAATAGATCTTGCGAAAAACAAGCTTAATATGCTTGTTAGGCAATTCGCTGGTGAAAATATTAGTTTTTATTTTCACAATGCTAGAATTAATACACAAGTTGGCTTGAACGATTATTTTTCAAATGAATTTTTAAAAAGTTTCTCAAAAAAGTATTATGAGATTTTTAGCTCTAAAAATTTAAAAGAAAACAGACTTTATCTAACTGCGATATATTCACCATTTAGTAAGGCTGAGAAACTACACTTTAGAAATCAAAACATAGATACGAAAAAGAAACAGATCAAAGCTCATTTGAAAAGTTTTCACCAAAAATGCATAACTATTGAACAAAATTTAAACCATTTTAAGCCACATAGACTTGGCATATATGAGCAAGATGGTGTAATTTTTAGCTCTCAACTAGAATTTTACAACTATTTGATAGGTGGTAAATTTACAAAAGTTCGTGTTCCAAATGCACCCCTAGACTTTTACCTTAATGGTAACTTAAATGAAATTTTTCCTTCACAGCATACTTTACAGCTAAATTATAATGATGGAACTAAGAAATTCGTAAAAGCAATTGAATTAAAAGACTATCCAAATGTAAGTTTTAGTGGAATATTTGATAGTCTAATGTATGCTAATGTCGAATATACCATAACTCAAAGCTTTACGCCACTTTCAAAAAAAGAGGCGAGAGATGAGCTTACAAAGCAACAAAAAAGATTAGTAGCAGCAGAAGATGATGCATTGAGTCAAATTGCAGAACTTGGCACCGCTTTAGATGAACTACAAAATGACATAATCTTTGGCGAGTATCACTTTTCTATCGTCATATACGCTGATACACAAAACGATTGCGAGCACATTGCAAACCAAATTGCGGTCGTATTGCAAGATCTAGGATTTTTAGCAACACAAGCCAATATAGCTCTAGAAGCTACATATTTTGCGCAGCTTCCAGCAAATTTCATGTTACGCCCTAGGCTTCACACCATTTCGAGTAAAAATTTTGCTAGTTTTGTAGCACTTCACAACTTTCCACGAGGAAAACAATATGGCAATCCATGGGGAGATGCCATTGCAATATTGCAAACGCCAAATGCGCAGCCATATTTTTTTAACATACACCAAACAATTTTCGATAAAGACGAATTTGGTAAAAACGATGTTTTAGCAAATACCTTTGTTTTAGGTCAAAGCGGTGGAGGCAAAACTGTTTTAATGAATTTCACGCTAAATATGCTCTGCAAATTTAATGAGCCAGATACTTTTGCAGAAAACACTCCAAAAGAAAAACGTAAGGCTACCTATTTCTATTTAGACAAGGATAAAGGAGCTATCGGCAATATAATTGCCATTGGCGGAAAGTATTTAACCATTACAAGTGGAGAACCGACCGGATTTAATCCTTTTAGTTGTGATGCAACACCTGAAAATATACGTCGCTTGAAGGTTCTCTTAAAAATGTTAGCCACCAAAGGCAATCAAAATAATTTAATGCTAACAACTAGAGAAGAAGAGCAACTCAATCTAGCAGTAGATAGCGTCATGAGACTGGAAAAAAGCGAAAGAACTCATGGCATCAGTAGGGTTTGGCAATTGCTTCAAGAAGGCGAAAATGAGTCAAATTCATTAAAATCTAGATTGATGGCTTGGACTATCGGTAATGAATTTGGATGGGTATTCGACAATGAAATGGATACTTTAGATTTTAGCGACGAGAGTATTCTTGTATATGGTATAGACGGCACAACGATCTTAAAAGACGATGAAATTTCTCCATATGTTGCATATTATATTCTTTGGCGAATTATCGATATGGTTGATGGACGCAGGTTTGGCTTATTTGTCGATGAAGCATGGGATTGGCTCAAAAATCCAGTAGTGTCAAAAGAGGTCTTCAACAAGGAAAAGACCATTAGAAAAGAAAACGGCTTTTTGTTTCTTGGCACTCAAAGTGTCGAAGATATCGCAAAATCTAGCATTGGCACAGCAATCATGGAACAAAGCGAAACAGTATTGCTGCTAAGTAACCCAAAAGCAAAAGAAACTGATTTTTGCGGTTCCTTGGGCATGAGTGAAGCAGAATACCAATTCGTTAAAACAACAGATCCAGAGAAATATGAATTTTTAGTTCGAAAAGGCGTTGATTATAGGGCGATTGCCAAGATCAATCTATCACATCTAGGAAACATGATTAAAGTTTTATCAACAGCCAAAGTCTATGTTGATGAATTAACAAATATTAATGCCTTGGATATCAGTCGTGAAGAAAAATACCAACTCATCAAAAAATTATATAAATTTTAA
- a CDS encoding TrbC/VirB2 family protein, with translation MSYFKQFSAFLFLFFFPNFLFAAGGTGLTKVDNFFSTVNGWLAAAGVFIMTGAIMVAGYKVMFGGQAIREVTPIILGGILIGGAAMIAGMLL, from the coding sequence ATCTCATATTTCAAGCAGTTTTCTGCTTTTCTGTTTTTATTTTTTTTCCCAAATTTTCTATTTGCTGCTGGTGGGACTGGTCTGACCAAAGTCGACAACTTTTTTTCAACTGTGAATGGTTGGTTAGCTGCTGCTGGTGTTTTTATCATGACTGGCGCAATCATGGTTGCAGGATACAAAGTAATGTTCGGTGGTCAAGCAATTAGAGAAGTTACACCTATAATTCTTGGTGGTATTCTTATTGGTGGCGCCGCGATGATCGCTGGCATGCTTCTTTAA
- a CDS encoding tyrosine-type recombinase/integrase: MPRVSTANLFDKDIRAMLPANKVYKKAVGNPKELYIKVYPSGMKTFFIQYKNTTHFKLKEFREGIYSVAEARRDAIEIIRKFESGFVRSKDKYRISELFDRYIDKKEKIDQLDKVYIDKIKSRIKKYILPKFGNVDIKDIKFNDLKTILTPLFNPYNPKKSRLETIHRIINTLNSLYENAIKDRYIDYNPCKALHDEFPTSNSFSLRNGIDTRYPAITDENELKEFLTDLRNDSKLDLQVKRAVMLQILCVNRPINTVSAEWKDIDLKKGIWTIPPIQMKMRHAHQITLSKQALSVLLEQKQYTPLESNFVFPSLTKTGHINRDSISNAIRNIGGREKYNSKASAHGFRATFKTICSLHLTDLAQLGISEKTIENALAHTESNAVKYAYERQTATIDQNRILMQWYADYLNNLVQFI; this comes from the coding sequence ATGCCAAGAGTTTCTACCGCAAATTTGTTTGATAAAGATATAAGGGCAATGTTGCCAGCCAATAAAGTATATAAAAAAGCTGTGGGCAATCCAAAAGAACTTTATATAAAAGTGTATCCAAGTGGTATGAAAACATTTTTTATACAATATAAAAACACTACACATTTTAAGTTGAAAGAATTTAGGGAGGGGATTTACTCAGTTGCTGAAGCAAGAAGAGATGCGATAGAAATTATAAGAAAATTTGAAAGTGGTTTTGTAAGATCCAAAGATAAATATCGAATTTCAGAGCTATTTGATAGATATATTGATAAAAAAGAGAAAATAGACCAGCTAGATAAGGTTTATATAGACAAAATTAAATCTAGGATAAAAAAATATATCTTGCCTAAATTTGGTAATGTTGATATTAAAGATATAAAATTTAATGATCTAAAAACCATATTAACACCATTATTTAATCCATATAATCCAAAGAAATCAAGACTTGAGACTATACACAGAATTATAAATACGCTAAATTCGCTATATGAAAATGCCATTAAAGATAGATATATAGATTATAACCCTTGCAAGGCTTTACACGATGAATTTCCAACTTCCAACAGCTTTAGCCTTAGAAATGGCATCGACACAAGATACCCAGCTATTACAGATGAAAATGAGTTAAAAGAGTTTTTGACTGATTTACGAAATGACAGCAAATTAGATCTACAAGTCAAAAGAGCCGTAATGCTCCAAATTTTATGCGTTAATCGTCCCATTAACACCGTAAGTGCTGAATGGAAAGATATAGATCTTAAAAAAGGAATTTGGACTATTCCGCCTATCCAAATGAAAATGAGGCATGCACACCAAATAACACTCTCAAAGCAAGCTTTATCAGTTTTACTAGAACAAAAACAATATACACCATTAGAAAGTAATTTTGTATTTCCGTCTCTTACAAAAACAGGTCATATTAACAGAGACAGCATTAGTAATGCCATAAGAAATATAGGCGGCAGAGAAAAATATAATTCTAAAGCTTCTGCTCATGGTTTTAGAGCCACGTTTAAAACAATTTGCTCTTTACATCTTACGGATCTGGCACAATTGGGCATAAGCGAAAAAACAATAGAAAATGCTCTAGCGCACACAGAAAGCAATGCAGTTAAATATGCCTACGAAAGACAGACAGCAACTATTGATCAAAATAGAATTTTAATGCAATGGTATGCAGATTACCTAAACAATCTAGTTCAATTTATTTAA
- the ppa gene encoding inorganic diphosphatase, producing MDVSKIKAGSNPDKINAVIEIPYGSNIKYEIDKDSGAVVVDRVLYSAMFYPANYGFVPNTLAADGDPADILVLNEYSLQAGSVIPCRLIGVLVMEDEAGMDEKLLAVPVTKIDPRYEAIKSYEDLPAATLNKIKNFFETYKILEPNKWVKVKEFKDANAAKEILDTAIKNYK from the coding sequence ATGGACGTTTCAAAGATTAAAGCTGGTTCAAACCCAGACAAAATCAATGCCGTAATCGAAATACCTTATGGCTCAAATATCAAATACGAGATCGACAAAGATAGCGGTGCGGTTGTAGTTGATCGTGTGCTTTACTCAGCGATGTTTTACCCAGCAAACTACGGCTTTGTGCCAAACACACTTGCGGCTGATGGCGATCCAGCTGATATTTTGGTACTAAATGAGTATTCGCTCCAAGCTGGCAGTGTCATCCCTTGTCGCTTGATAGGCGTTTTGGTAATGGAAGATGAGGCTGGCATGGACGAAAAGCTTTTGGCTGTGCCGGTTACAAAGATCGATCCAAGATATGAAGCGATAAAAAGCTACGAGGATCTGCCAGCTGCAACACTAAATAAGATCAAAAATTTCTTTGAAACTTATAAAATTCTCGAGCCAAACAAATGGGTAAAAGTAAAAGAATTTAAAGATGCAAATGCTGCAAAAGAAATTTTAGACACCGCAATTAAAAATTATAAATGA
- a CDS encoding NirD/YgiW/YdeI family stress tolerance protein, translating to MKKIIIASLAASIAMTGGFTSKYSGEAISVKEALKLKDDAKVVLEGKIKSHIKSDKYEFIDKNGDVIIIEIDNKKWGNITANEDTPLRIRGEVDKDLMKTEIDVDSVEVIK from the coding sequence ATGAAAAAAATTATAATCGCTTCACTAGCTGCTAGTATCGCAATGACTGGAGGCTTCACATCAAAGTACTCAGGCGAAGCGATAAGCGTAAAAGAGGCTTTAAAACTAAAAGACGACGCTAAAGTCGTACTTGAGGGCAAAATAAAATCACATATAAAATCAGACAAATATGAATTTATTGATAAAAATGGTGATGTCATTATTATTGAGATCGATAACAAAAAATGGGGCAACATAACAGCCAACGAAGATACACCTTTAAGAATAAGAGGCGAAGTGGATAAAGACCTTATGAAAACAGAGATCGATGTCGATAGCGTAGAGGTTATAAAGTAG
- a CDS encoding adenylate kinase, with product MKNLFLIIGAPGSGKTTDASLIAQQDEKFAHFSTGDLLRAEVASGSELGKLIDGFISKGNLVPLDVVVNAIVSAIKGSEKSNIIIDGYPRSVEQMTELDKVLSEQNEISLKGVIEVDVSEDVARARVLGRARGADDNNEVFNNRMKVYLDPIVSIREFYSKKELLHVVNGERGIDEIVADIKNLLAKLL from the coding sequence ATGAAGAATTTATTTTTAATCATAGGCGCTCCAGGTAGCGGAAAAACGACAGACGCATCACTCATCGCGCAGCAAGATGAAAAATTTGCACACTTCTCAACTGGCGATCTTTTAAGAGCTGAGGTTGCTAGTGGTAGCGAGCTTGGTAAGCTGATAGATGGCTTTATCTCAAAAGGAAATTTAGTTCCGCTTGACGTTGTCGTAAATGCGATCGTATCAGCCATTAAAGGCTCAGAAAAATCAAACATCATAATAGACGGCTACCCAAGAAGCGTTGAACAAATGACAGAGCTTGATAAGGTTTTAAGTGAGCAGAATGAAATTTCTCTTAAAGGCGTAATTGAAGTTGACGTTAGCGAAGATGTAGCAAGAGCAAGAGTGCTCGGCCGTGCAAGAGGTGCTGATGACAACAACGAAGTATTTAACAACCGCATGAAAGTATATCTTGATCCGATTGTTTCTATCCGTGAATTTTACAGTAAAAAAGAGCTACTTCATGTGGTAAACGGTGAACGTGGTATAGACGAGATCGTAGCTGATATCAAAAATTTACTAGCTAAACTTTTATAA
- the aspS gene encoding aspartate--tRNA ligase: MRSHYCTDLSKADIGKEVILCGWANTYRDHGGVVFIDLRDVSGLIQLVCDPADSKEAHDVAAKVRDEYVLKAKGKVRARGEGLTNPKLKTGEIEVIVSELIIENPSEPLPFMIGDESVNEDIRLKYRFLDLRSERLQNIFKMRSRAAIAARNSLDKMGFIEFETPVLTRATPEGARDYLVPSRVYPGQFYALPQSPQLFKQLLMCSGFDKYFQIAKCFRDEDLRADRQPEFTQIDIEMSFVEQEDIINMAETMLKDIFKACGYDIKTPFRRMSYKEATETYGSDKPDLRYDLKMIDVIDIFERSSNEIFSSIAKDKKKNRIKALKVPNGDNIFSKREMNRFEEFVRKFGAQGLGYFQMKEDGLKGPLCKFFEQSDLDEIVSRCELKVGDVVFFGAGKKKIVLDYMGRFRIFLAEQMGIIDQDKLEFLWVLDFPMFEQNDDGSYSAMHHPFTMPKNIDEPDLEDILSIAHDVVLNGFELGGGSIRIHKNDIQQKVFKLLGIDEEEQREKFGFLLDALTFGAPPHGGIAIGFDRLNMLVNKAGSIRDVIAFPKTQRAQCPLTKAPSHASNEQLRELGLRIREKEQKA; this comes from the coding sequence ATGCGAAGTCATTATTGCACCGATCTTAGCAAAGCTGATATCGGTAAAGAAGTAATACTTTGTGGCTGGGCAAACACATATAGAGACCATGGCGGCGTTGTTTTCATCGACTTAAGAGACGTTAGCGGGCTTATACAATTAGTCTGTGACCCTGCTGACAGCAAAGAAGCACACGACGTGGCTGCAAAAGTAAGAGATGAATATGTCTTAAAAGCAAAAGGAAAAGTAAGGGCTAGAGGCGAAGGGCTAACCAATCCAAAGCTAAAAACTGGTGAGATAGAAGTAATAGTAAGTGAGCTAATCATCGAAAATCCAAGCGAGCCGCTACCATTTATGATAGGCGATGAGAGCGTAAATGAGGACATTAGGCTAAAATACCGCTTTTTAGATCTTAGAAGCGAGCGCTTGCAAAATATCTTTAAAATGCGTTCTCGTGCGGCGATCGCAGCTAGAAATAGCCTAGATAAAATGGGCTTTATCGAGTTTGAAACTCCAGTTTTAACACGCGCAACTCCAGAAGGAGCGAGAGACTACCTAGTGCCAAGCCGTGTATATCCGGGTCAATTTTATGCGCTCCCACAAAGCCCACAGCTATTTAAGCAGCTTTTGATGTGCTCGGGCTTTGATAAATATTTCCAAATCGCAAAATGTTTCCGCGACGAAGATCTAAGGGCTGATCGCCAACCAGAATTTACTCAAATAGATATCGAAATGAGCTTTGTCGAGCAAGAAGATATCATAAATATGGCTGAGACGATGCTAAAAGATATATTTAAAGCCTGCGGATACGATATTAAAACGCCATTTAGACGTATGAGCTACAAAGAGGCGACTGAGACTTATGGCTCAGATAAGCCTGATCTTAGATATGATCTAAAAATGATCGATGTTATCGATATTTTCGAGCGCTCAAGCAATGAAATTTTTAGCTCGATCGCAAAAGATAAGAAGAAAAACCGTATCAAAGCGCTAAAAGTGCCAAATGGCGACAACATCTTTAGTAAACGTGAGATGAATAGATTTGAGGAATTTGTACGTAAATTTGGTGCACAAGGTCTTGGCTACTTCCAGATGAAAGAAGATGGCCTAAAAGGCCCACTTTGCAAATTTTTTGAACAAAGCGATCTTGACGAGATCGTCTCAAGATGTGAGCTAAAAGTTGGTGACGTAGTATTTTTTGGTGCTGGCAAGAAAAAAATCGTGCTTGATTATATGGGACGATTTAGAATTTTCCTAGCTGAGCAAATGGGCATCATCGATCAAGACAAACTTGAGTTTTTATGGGTGCTTGACTTCCCAATGTTTGAGCAAAATGATGATGGCAGCTACTCTGCGATGCACCATCCATTTACAATGCCAAAAAATATAGACGAGCCTGATCTTGAAGACATCCTCTCTATCGCTCACGACGTTGTGCTAAACGGCTTTGAGCTTGGTGGCGGAAGTATAAGAATTCACAAAAACGATATCCAACAAAAGGTCTTTAAGCTTCTTGGCATAGACGAAGAGGAGCAGCGTGAGAAATTTGGCTTCTTGCTTGATGCCTTGACGTTTGGCGCGCCTCCACATGGTGGTATCGCGATCGGATTTGACAGACTAAATATGCTTGTAAATAAAGCAGGCTCGATCCGTGATGTTATAGCATTCCCTAAAACGCAGCGTGCTCAGTGCCCACTCACAAAAGCACCAAGTCACGCTAGCAACGAGCAGCTTAGGGAGCTAGGACTAAGGATAAGAGAAAAAGAGCAAAAAGCTTAA
- a CDS encoding NAD(+) kinase, whose amino-acid sequence MENEQKFNTFCTKKVGLIAKDYPLFRQDLEKLEKILKKYNAEILLEKNCAKRIEKSGFELIKLAEECEFLITLGGDGTIISTCRKLAHISPLVLGIHAGRLGFLTDITINESEKFFKDFFDDKFEVETPFMLDVTLHKNDGKTEQKIAFNDAVIVSKNGGSMTHIEALLNEKYFNSYFGDGVIVATPAGTTAYNMSANGPIIYPLSEVFTVTPICSHSLTQRPVVLTKNHTVKFRTNSDAILVIDGQDRFDMSKISAVSMSLSEKKARLIRHIGRDYFQILKEKLHWGYND is encoded by the coding sequence ATGGAAAATGAACAAAAATTTAATACTTTTTGCACAAAAAAAGTGGGACTTATCGCTAAAGATTATCCATTATTTAGGCAAGATTTAGAAAAATTAGAAAAAATTTTAAAAAAGTATAACGCAGAAATTTTGCTTGAAAAAAATTGTGCTAAGCGCATAGAAAAGAGTGGTTTTGAGTTGATAAAACTAGCCGAAGAGTGCGAATTTTTGATCACTCTTGGCGGAGATGGCACGATCATTTCAACTTGTAGAAAACTAGCTCATATCTCACCGCTTGTCCTTGGCATACACGCTGGTAGGCTAGGCTTTTTAACAGATATTACGATAAATGAGAGTGAGAAATTTTTTAAAGACTTTTTTGATGATAAATTTGAGGTGGAAACGCCTTTTATGCTAGATGTCACGCTTCATAAAAATGATGGCAAAACCGAGCAAAAGATAGCATTTAACGATGCAGTTATCGTTAGTAAAAATGGTGGTTCGATGACGCATATCGAGGCACTTTTAAATGAAAAATATTTTAATTCATATTTTGGAGACGGCGTTATAGTAGCGACACCTGCTGGAACCACGGCATATAATATGAGCGCAAATGGCCCTATTATCTATCCATTAAGCGAAGTTTTCACAGTAACTCCTATCTGCTCGCACTCACTTACACAGCGTCCAGTCGTGCTCACGAAAAATCACACGGTTAAATTTAGAACAAATAGTGACGCCATTTTAGTAATAGACGGACAAGATAGATTTGATATGAGTAAAATTTCAGCCGTCAGTATGAGTCTGAGCGAGAAAAAAGCGAGGCTGATACGCCACATCGGTAGGGATTATTTTCAAATTTTAAAAGAGAAACTTCACTGGGGTTATAATGATTGA
- a CDS encoding AAA family ATPase, with the protein MIDRILIKDYLNFKNVELNFKEGLSVFTGVSGAGKSVLMGAIMAVFGLKDSEARLIEADVEHKFELDEFGIENEEVNIFKLLKDKSTRYFINQQAISKKNLAQVAREHIKYLSAKEANEFENEKFLNLLDRLEISKNENFKEIKQEFEEAFLEFSKISKELATIKEEEKKVEELKELASFEIEKIRSVGPKKGEFEELMETKKRLSKKDKINEAWARAERIFELEHSVNEALSISDLDNGFFEDAMNELRVARDSLNMEELDDIDVESVLDRIEALNAIIRRYGSEEEALEALAKKEKELARYENLSFEKSELEKKFEILSKKANELASTLSKARIVNLKELEVMINSYLKELYMPDITLKIEEKRLDILGLDEIFLNLNETSLKNLSSGELNRLRLAFIAASSEITKTGGDVIILDEIDANLSGKEAMSIANVLLKLASFYQIFAISHQPQLSSKANSHFLVERHEENSVVRELDKDERVSELARMISGEHISEEAINFAKGLLK; encoded by the coding sequence ATGATTGATCGAATTTTGATTAAGGATTATCTAAATTTTAAAAATGTCGAGCTAAATTTCAAAGAGGGTCTTAGCGTATTTACGGGCGTTAGCGGCGCTGGCAAGTCGGTGCTTATGGGTGCAATTATGGCTGTTTTTGGGCTAAAAGATAGCGAGGCAAGGCTGATAGAAGCTGATGTGGAGCATAAATTTGAGCTTGATGAGTTTGGCATAGAAAACGAAGAGGTTAATATTTTCAAGCTTTTAAAAGATAAGAGCACGAGGTATTTTATAAACCAGCAAGCCATCTCAAAGAAAAATTTAGCCCAAGTGGCGCGCGAGCACATCAAATATCTCTCGGCAAAAGAGGCAAATGAATTTGAAAATGAGAAATTTCTAAATTTGCTTGATAGGCTAGAAATTTCAAAAAATGAGAATTTTAAAGAGATAAAACAAGAATTTGAAGAGGCGTTTTTAGAATTTTCTAAAATTTCAAAAGAGCTAGCCACTATAAAAGAGGAAGAGAAAAAGGTCGAGGAGCTAAAGGAGCTTGCTAGCTTTGAGATCGAGAAGATAAGAAGCGTGGGGCCTAAAAAAGGCGAGTTTGAAGAGCTTATGGAGACTAAAAAGAGGCTTAGTAAAAAGGATAAGATAAATGAGGCGTGGGCTAGAGCTGAGCGGATATTTGAGCTAGAGCACAGCGTAAATGAGGCGCTAAGCATCAGCGACCTTGACAACGGCTTTTTTGAAGATGCGATGAACGAGCTAAGGGTCGCAAGAGATAGCCTAAATATGGAGGAGCTTGACGATATCGACGTGGAGAGCGTGCTTGATAGAATAGAAGCTCTTAATGCCATTATTAGGCGATACGGCAGCGAAGAGGAGGCATTGGAAGCGCTTGCTAAAAAGGAAAAAGAGCTTGCCAGATATGAAAATTTAAGCTTTGAAAAGAGCGAGCTAGAGAAGAAATTTGAAATTTTAAGCAAAAAGGCAAATGAGCTAGCCAGCACTTTAAGCAAGGCAAGGATCGTAAATTTAAAAGAGCTTGAGGTGATGATAAATTCATATTTAAAAGAGCTTTATATGCCAGATATTACGCTAAAAATAGAAGAAAAAAGACTTGATATTTTAGGACTTGATGAAATTTTTTTAAATTTAAACGAGACCTCACTTAAAAATTTAAGCTCAGGCGAGCTAAATCGCTTAAGGCTGGCCTTCATAGCTGCCTCTAGCGAGATCACAAAAACCGGCGGTGACGTCATAATTTTAGATGAAATAGATGCAAATTTAAGTGGAAAAGAGGCGATGAGTATCGCAAATGTCTTGCTTAAGCTTGCAAGTTTTTATCAAATTTTTGCCATTTCACATCAGCCACAGCTTAGCTCAAAGGCAAATTCTCACTTTTTGGTAGAACGTCATGAGGAAAACTCGGTCGTAAGAGAGCTTGATAAAGATGAACGAGTGAGCGAATTAGCACGTATGATAAGCGGTGAGCACATAAGTGAAGAGGCAATAAATTTTGCTAAAGGGCTTTTAAAGTAG